A stretch of DNA from Trichomycterus rosablanca isolate fTriRos1 chromosome 1, fTriRos1.hap1, whole genome shotgun sequence:
CGGGGGGTCCTTTACTCCAGGATCCAGCGGATACAGACGCGCCAAGTATTCGAACACATCTTAGTTGGgaacgagtcattaaactcaCATTCATCATTTCCCGATGGATTTATTCAcaaacctttccgtttttatcactcagtcaattcggggagagtggggacggttaccacaaggggcagctgcaacattattactcacaataatcacaatattaatcaAAGGCTTGTTACAACATTAGTTACAACATTATGGATGCAATGTTTTCATATAAAATGGATTCATAGAAAATaccttaaaaacacacacacacacacacacacacacacacacacacacacacacacacacacacacacacacacacacacacacacacacacacacacacacacacacacacacacacacacacagtttagtaagctaaaatcatttgtgctttaaatgtactgtatatcattttattgctagtagtatttttacagcCACATTAATCAGTGAAATCTGGAGTGAAATCCAGATGTGGATTTTATTAAAATcttctcttttattatttcaacagcagacagaatatccctccacatacaggtagtgaccattatcttcaaaaatttacaaattacaaatatCGAAGACAAATAGTCAGGCTCTGTCCATGAtcgctgaaaataaaacaatgcaacaacttcgtttccttgtccttattctttagtgacaacatttatatttatacacccttagCACCGACACCCATCTGAAATTCAAGCAACTCAATTTatagccttgtctgttttagatgctccacctgaggatcacactttgcacTTTGTTTCTCCACATGGACCttgtataatacattttatttacacacaacttcaaagaaagacacaaaaattgcatgttatgatcaaacatagcttaATGTCTTCGAAATATTTCAcatatttggtaagacatttttactgttataagttgagctttggaggtggatggtccctcatttCATTCGGAACTacccatcacattctgttagaggacagtcacacacattatcatggtagatcaaatgaaaagccatgctctatgttcaacatatactgtacctctgtaggcctcccagtatcatcccactctgaggcagcggagatggtttctttatcgtccttcaacagtgtgtgttttttttatttttttttttttattaaagaacattatttatatttattaggatctatAGGAACATTTAcatcactaacaattgcaggaggctcaaaaccactccaccaatcactggagagatgCCAATAAAAAGGGTTCAGACTGcaccaatgcagttcttaatattacacagtttatgcactacagACTAATGATCTACATCTAATAAATATGCCTTCAACATAGAcagtttttgtgtttcatttttatctgctgcaaTGTGCATCTgattacacctagattgagtaaatgaaaaaaaaaaaacgtttaaaatcgagacaaatattacaactgacatattaaacaattttaccctatccttctgctaaatgtttaattatggttacgttttttttattcatttaaactcaTTAACTGTTTTTGCCATTTGCGAGCTCCTTTTCCGCTGCTGTATTACTTTCACGTCTAAAACATTTTCAGGATCTGCACacgcaaacattaaaaataacacttctattggtGTCAAATAtgacggactactttttctttcattcacatccatggtCAATCTATTTATCGCAactccattgagaatgcctgtttatagttaaccgtcaacgcgcttctgctgggttcaatctactcagaCTTGAGTAATCTAACCCTGATCCGCTTTTGTGGATCCGAAAACTCTGGCTATGACATGgtgagataagtcaactcgcagttcaggtttaagtttgaagtttgttaaacccgctttctggaatatcCCCCTGAGCTAATAATCATGGTATTTCAAAGTAAACTTGTTTCATTGCCCTTTTCTACAGCTGGTGAAAATGTACTTCTACATTAAAACACTACATGGGAGTACATGAAAACACAAAGCAAAACTATACTAATTACTAACCTAACtgtgcaaattgcatattttttaaataacaatagaaagacaaatacaaatataaaactcTACATCACAAACatttgggacagaatggaaatgGTACAAACACATGCTTTGTTGGGTCAACTTCATTCAAATCAAGCAAAGGCTATTTCTTCACTATTTTTCAACCTGTAACAGAGTGAATGGCTTCTGACGTTACTGTGGGAATTACAaagcattttctttttattttaagtagttttCACTTTTAGGCTTATTGTGTGCACAGGTTATATCAGCATTACAACAGATCTAACACGTCGTTgtttgagtagcacagtgggctgAGTGCAGCACATGTAGTTCTCTCAGGTTCTAGGCCCTATGTTAAAATCCAGCTTAGGGTGAAACTAAAGTTACACTTTTTTcgagattttctcactgccccaactacccccacccacccccacattttattataatgaatACTGTAAGCCGGCAGTGAAATAAACCCaaatacacaccaacacacatagAAACACAAAGCACTAAATGTATtagctgatacacacacacacacacacacacacacacacacacacacacacacacacacacacacacacacacacacacacacacacacacacacacacacacacacacacacgtggagtgttttattaatagcaacactgtacatttacattagcaGAAGGAGTTTAGGAATCACTCCCCATGGGGATGTGTGATAGTTAAACATTACACAGCTGTAAATGAAGGGTGTGACTGTTTCAGGTGTATGCTATAGGGTGTATGATTACTCCACTATAGGACTATGGGACACTCCAGCCCGTTCGTAGATGTCTGGGAGGAAGGAATCGTACTCCGTGTTCCACACAATGGATCTCACATACGCCTCCTTATCCAGTGGCTCTGGGTACCGAAATGCCATTCCTTTACTGTACAGAaactccaccacctaaacaaacacacacactttttttttttgggaacaCATGCCCTGTTAGCACTGATTGTGGGTGGACAGTTAGGAACACAAGGTGTATTTATCTTTCTTTAGTCAATCAgtagacactttctgatcactagacactttatatttttggttggagcgcTAGTTCCACTCACAGCACTGATAACAATGTGTTTAATTACATTTCCACAGCATGTATCTGTATGATGTACAAACTTTACCAAACTGTTGCAAAAAACTTCCTCCTCCATCAGTGCCATGACAATCAGGTTAGCAATGCCTACAGctgcctaacacacacacacaacacttacACACTACTAACGCTTATACTAGTTCAGACAGTTTGTAGACACCCCTAAAACTCCAAAAACATACTGTACAAGAGGTATAAACATATCATTACTTTACaaattatatgtgtgtgtgtgtgtgtgtgtgtgtgtgtgtgtgtgtgtgtgtgtgtgtgtgtgtgtgtgtgtgtgtgtgtgtgtgtgtgtgtgtgtgtgtgtgtgtgtgtgtgtgtgtgtgtgtgtgagtataccTCTCCGGCTCCCAGGAACAGAACTGTATGATCAGTGATGGGCTTTCCTACAACACGCTGCGCTGCTAACAATCCCGCCAGAGCTACTGATgctgtacctacacacacacacacacacacacacacacacacacacacacacacacacacacacacacacacacacacacactcagaaaaGCACATTCATTAGCCATTTGATGAGCTACACCTACTGttacaatacattttatatttcatgtttataattttgtgattctttatttaatatcCTTTATGAACAATCAAATTTACTCTATGATCAGTTAGGCTTGAATTCTCTTACATTTTGACCAACAACAGACTCCACTTAACCTTGAATTAGAGACAGTCTGCTCCTTGTTATTCTTAGCACATCCAAGACAGTCGTATATATCAAAAATATTCTAtcttaaaacacatttgtattatCCTGTTCTGTTCAGTCACTAAACAACTACCATGACACAATCTTAGGTACGtacatatacactgtatatatagttaaacattccggacctttgaTTCAAGAAAtgttctctaactggacctcttcaaattttagttgaatacccctgctaTAGGGTGTATGATCAGAGAACCTGCTGTCCACCTgcgactctacacacacacacacacacacacacacacacacacacacacacacatacacacacatacacatagaaACCATGTATCAGAagttaaatgataaaataaataattaaaatatggtgcccaggtggagcagcaggatattccactagcacaccagcgccgagattctgaactcctcagttcaaaactcggcgttgccaccggttggctgggcaccatctagcgggcataattggcagtgccttcagcagacattaattggccaccgtatctgctagggtgggatgaccgaactatgtgggtggggtcttcaaacgagGATTCTCTTGGTCTGTTCCACCTGCTTATTATTGACATGTTGGTTCATTTAGCTGTGCAGACTGGGGctgaaattgtgtgtgtgtgtgtgtgtgtgtgtgtgttttactcaCTGGTTAGGGACATGGAGATGATGAGTGAGATTAGTAAAATGGTTGAGATGACCACACAAGCCCACTGTAACCAGCAAGATCGGCCAGAGGGTGCTGCAGGTACGCTGaagtctaacacacacacacacacacacacacacacacacacacacacacacacatcgctTTAACTAATGAACACATCAAATATCAGAATGAGAAGAAATtgtgagggacagtgagtggtgcCGTGGTCACTGGAACCCCTGAGATatccagtgagcagcagttCAGTCAGTTTAGATTTATTTCTTCTTTGTTCTTTGGGTAATTAAATCTGTCATTGGGACATGTGAGATGCTTATGCTAGTGTTTTAAACGCACTCACTGTTCCCCTGTGGAGTCattttttaaagcgcttctgaAGGGAGCGTTGTGTTAATCCCAGgagcacaaaaacacacgtgatgATTCAGGGCTGAAGCAGTAAAGGAATAAAGTGAAGCGTCAAAAtactaaaacacataaaatctGAGTCTACTCAATTCAACAACACCCTAacctaaccccaaccccaaccctaaccccacACAGTCAAAATAAACTcacagtgtttttatatgacAAGGTGCAAAATTTCTTCTTAGCATAAGGTGgcagtttgtgttttctttcaaACACagacaagagaccactgttccatgtacttacaATGATCTTAAGAAGACATTTTGCTAGAAAGATGCTTTAAGTGACAGTcatgtaaaaaaatatgttCCGGTTCCAAGACCTTCACCATGATAATGTCTGGATTACCTTCATCTACTTCCTCTCATGACAGGAAGTGTAGCTcaacactttacatttacattttcagtatttagcagacacctttattcaaagtgacttacagtacagttacagtatacaatctgagcaattgagggttaagggccttgctcaagggcccaacagcagcaacctggcagtggtggggcttgaaccagtgacctgattactagtccagtaccctaaccactaggctacggcttgtctAGTATTTTTTAATTCCTGAGGAATAAAATCACATTTTAGAACGTTCTACATCGTCTGAAACTAAAATAAGTCCagaagggttagggttagtggctgtgtgtgtgtgtgtgtgtgtgtgtgtgtgtgtgtgtgtgtgtgtgtttgtcatgccagtaaagcttattttgagtttgagtgtgtgtgaactCTGACCTTTTCTCCAAAACGTGGTGCTGTCGCTGCTGTCGAACTCATCGTGATCACTGCTGCTGACCGCTGAGGAGTCTCTCATTGTTacagctatacacacacacacacacacacacacacacacaaatacacacacacacacacacacacacacacacacacacacacacatacatatatatatatatatactgtgtatatatatactgtatacatgattataaagaaattattgtaacttgtgtgtagatgtgtagtgtaagacagtgtgtgtatttctgtgtgtgtagagCAGATGTACAAGTATGTGAAattttgtgtgagtgtgtgtgtgtgagtgtgttatacATGAAAAGttttttaacattaatattacaggtttatattattacatatttatagtttatgtattattatatatacagtgtatcacaaaagtgagtacacccctcacatttctgcagatattttattacatcttttcatgggacaacactatagacatgaaacttggatataacttagagtagtcagtgtacagcttgtatagcagtgtagatttactgtcttctgaaaataactcaacacacagccattaatgtctaaatggctggcaacataagtgagtacaccccacagtgaacatgtccaaattgtgcccaaagtgtcaatattttgtgtgaccaccattattatccagcactgccttaaccctcctgggcatggaattcaccagagctgcacaggttgctactggaatcctcttccactcctccatgatgacatcacggagctggtggatgttagacaccttgaactcctccaccttccacttgaggatgcgccacaggtgctcaattgggtttagtccatcacctttaccttcagcttcctcagcaaggcagttgtcatcttggaggttgtgtttggggtcgttatcctgttggaaaactgccatgaggcccagttttggatcatgctctgtttcagaatgtcacagtacatgttggaattcatgtttccctcaatgaactgcagctccccagtgccggaaACACTCAGGCAGCcaaagaccatgatgctaccaccaccatgcttgactgtaggcaagatacagttgtcttggtacttctcaccagggcgccgccacacatgctggacaccatctgagccaaacaagtttatcttggtctcgtcagaccacagggaattccagtaatccatgttcttggactgcttgtcttcagcaaactgtttgcgggctttcttgtgcgtcagcttccttctgggatgacgaccatgcagaccgagttgatgcagtgtgcggcgtatggtctgagcactgacaggctgacctcccacgtcttcaacctctgcagcgatgctggcagcactcatgtgtctatttttaaaagccaacctctggatatgacaccgaacacgtggactcgacttctttggtcgaccctggcgaagcctgttccgagtggaacctgtcctggaaaaccgctgcatgaccttggccaccatgctgtagctcagtttcagggtgttagcaatcttcttatagcccaggccatctttgtggagagcaacaattctatttctcacatcctcagagagttctttgccatgaggtgccatgttgaatatccagtggccagtatgagagaattgtacccaaaacaccaaatttaacagccctgctccccatttacacctgggaccttgacacatgacaccagggagggataacgacacatttgggcacaatttggacatgttcactgtggggtgtactcacttatgttgccagctatttagacattaatggctgtgtgttgagttattttcagaagacagtaaatctacactgctatacaagctgtacactgactactctaacttatatccaagtttcatgtctatagtgttgtcccatgaaaagatataataaaatatttgcagaaatgtgaggggtgtacttacttttgtgatacactgtatatatatatatatatacatatatatatatacagtatatacagtgtgtgttttattaatattatatatttatgattatagatgtattattaatattatatatttataattatagatgtattattaatattatttatttatgattatttgatgaaaatgtattttcttcTGTTATCATCTCTGTTTctgatttaattaaactaaaaacaggaataaaatcaaatctaaagttataaatgttaattgttaaatgaattttgtttttatgtattaccatctctttatcctggtccggattgcagtgggtccagtttatTTCTAAAATTACCGAAATTTCcagtgtaatttaccactgttccacctgagcggccactaaACAGCCTCATTACAATAAATTCATGTTTGATTGTGATAAATAATCACAACGATACAAACGAGCACCAACAGAGTGGAGGGTGATTGATCATTACACCCTAAccctacacccccccccccaaaaaaaatgttttataatcAAATATTCAACAGCTTTACTCACCTCTAACCAGCTCTCAGATCATCTGcactgtgtgtacgtgtgtgtgtgtgtgtgtgtgtgtgtgtgtgtttactgtgttacgtaataaaataaacagtgataaAGTTCAGAAGCACATTTTGATCAAAAGATTAAAGAGGTTTAAAAAAATTGTGTTGATCAGATGAATATTTGATTTGTATTAAATTCAGCAGCGTCTGGTTCTGATGATTATAAATGTTACTGATgtcactattttatttatttatcttcatttTGTAAAACGGTTGTCATGAGTTGGTTTGGGGTTGGGTGATCCTCTGGGATCCTCTGGGATTTGGGGTGTAAATGATTTGAATCTGGTTGTTGTTGGTAACAATAATGTTTCCTGAGGGTAAAACAGGCTCTGACCCACCCACTCCACATTCTCTTACTGAACACCGCTCCttacttctgtgtgtgtgtgtgtgtgtgtgtgggggggggggggggggtatagtgtgtgtgtgtgtgtgtgtgatggtgtgtgtgtgtgtgtgagtgagtgtgtgtagtgtgtgtgtgttaagaaacaccctgacgaggtacagactgagcgcacacgacctggccgtggagacggggcgacacacccggtcctggctgccccgggaggagaggtcgtgtcagcactgcactctcagtacagtagagacggagctgcacttcctcacccggtgtaccaagtaccaccacgtccgctcccaattcttccctaaatttaataacatcatcctcaactttacctccctcccagaccccgacaaactgccccacctactgggggagcacagagagagctgcacactagcagcactctatacacacacactcatatacactcacacctgtcatcaggtgagggacagtgggtgaccatgtctcatacacacacacacacacacacacacacacacacgcacaaactgattgttttactacctcattattgtaaatattatactttttattgttattattttgcactgtttttattaatattttattctattctatattttttgcacatgtaactgttctgtatatttttgttctttcttatgtttatatttctctgtaacttgctttggcaatacgaatgtccttattagtcatgccaataaagcttcttttgagtttgagtgtgtgtgtgtgtgtgtatagtgtgtgtgtagtgtgtgtttgtgtgtatgtagtgtgtgtgtgtggtgtgtagtgtgtgtatagtgtgtgtgtgtgtatagtgtgtgtgtgt
This window harbors:
- the LOC134331410 gene encoding NAD-dependent malic enzyme, mitochondrial-like isoform X1 translates to MRDSSAVSSSDHDEFDSSDSTTFWRKDFSVPAAPSGRSCWLQWACVVISTILLISLIISMSLTSTASVALAGLLAAQRVVGKPITDHTVLFLGAGEAAVGIANLIVMALMEEEVFCNSLVVEFLYSKGMAFRYPEPLDKEAYVRSIVWNTEYDSFLPDIYERAGVSHSPIVE
- the LOC134331410 gene encoding NAD-dependent malic enzyme, mitochondrial-like isoform X2 gives rise to the protein MRDSSAVSSSDHDEFDSSDSTTFWRKDFSVPAAPSGRSCWLQWACVVISTILLISLIISMSLTSTASVALAGLLAAQRVVGKPITDHTVLFLGAGEVVEFLYSKGMAFRYPEPLDKEAYVRSIVWNTEYDSFLPDIYERAGVSHSPIVE